The following proteins are co-located in the Dermochelys coriacea isolate rDerCor1 chromosome 4, rDerCor1.pri.v4, whole genome shotgun sequence genome:
- the MED28 gene encoding mediator of RNA polymerase II transcription subunit 28 isoform X2 — translation MAAALSGMFTNQPPGPPPPPLPPGGPGQAGLLPAAAGPRNPNSTLVDELEASFEACFASLVSQDYVNGTDQEEIRTGVDQCIQKFLDVARQTECFFLQKRLHLSVQKPELVIKEACTSHLTTMSIFVCACEMRKGTPSVEKGFHLPEND, via the exons ATGGCGGCGGCTCTGAGCGGGATGTTTACAAACCAGCCGCCGGGGCCGCCTCCCCCGCCGCTGCCTCCTGGCGGCCCCGGCCAGGCTGGTCTCCTCCCGGCCGCCGCGGGGCCGCGCAACCCCAACAGCACCCTGGTGGACGAGCTAGAAGCTTCctttgag GCTTGCTTTGCTTCACTTGTGAGTCAGGATTATGTGAATGGCACAGATCAGGAAGAAATTAGAACTG GTGTTGATCAATGTATCCAGAAATTTCTGGATGTTGCGAGACAAACAGAATGTTTTTTCCTACAAAAAAGATTACATCTGTCTGTCCAGAAACCAGAGCTAGTTATTAAAGAG GCATGTACATCACACTTAACTACTATGTCCATTTTTGTCTGTGCTTGTGAAATGAGAAAGGGAACTCCCTCAGTGGAAAAAGGCTTTCATCTACCTGAAAATGACtga
- the MED28 gene encoding mediator of RNA polymerase II transcription subunit 28 isoform X1 → MAAALSGMFTNQPPGPPPPPLPPGGPGQAGLLPAAAGPRNPNSTLVDELEASFEACFASLVSQDYVNGTDQEEIRTGVDQCIQKFLDVARQTECFFLQKRLHLSVQKPELVIKEDVSELKNELQRKEALIQKHLGKLRHWQQVLEDMNVQHKKPAEMPQGPLAYLEQASANIPAPMKQT, encoded by the exons ATGGCGGCGGCTCTGAGCGGGATGTTTACAAACCAGCCGCCGGGGCCGCCTCCCCCGCCGCTGCCTCCTGGCGGCCCCGGCCAGGCTGGTCTCCTCCCGGCCGCCGCGGGGCCGCGCAACCCCAACAGCACCCTGGTGGACGAGCTAGAAGCTTCctttgag GCTTGCTTTGCTTCACTTGTGAGTCAGGATTATGTGAATGGCACAGATCAGGAAGAAATTAGAACTG GTGTTGATCAATGTATCCAGAAATTTCTGGATGTTGCGAGACAAACAGAATGTTTTTTCCTACAAAAAAGATTACATCTGTCTGTCCAGAAACCAGAGCTAGTTATTAAAGAG GATGTTTCAGAATTGAAAAATGAATTACAGAGGAAAGAAGCACTAATTCAGAAGCATTTGGGTAAACTGCGTCACTGGCAGCAGGTTCTAGAAGACATGAATGTGCAACACAAAAAACCTGCAGAAATGCCTCAAGGACCATTAGCTTATCTAGAACAGGCTTCTGCTAATATTCCTGCACCCATGAAGCAAACATGA